From the genome of Colletotrichum higginsianum IMI 349063 chromosome 4, whole genome shotgun sequence, one region includes:
- a CDS encoding 40S ribosomal protein S2, with the protein MADRGASAPRGGGGFGSRGGDRGRGRGRGRGRRGGKSEEKEWQPVTKLGRLVKAGKIQSMEEIYLHSLPIKEYQIVDFFLPKLKDEVMKIKPVQKQTRAGQRTRFKAIVLIGDSEGHVGLGIKTSKEVATAIRAAIIIAKLSVIPVRRGYWGTNLGTPHSLPTKESGKCGSVTVRLIPAPRGTGLVASPAVKRLLQLAGVEDAYTSSAGSTKTLENTLKATFVAVSNTYGFLTPNLWKETKLIRSPLEEYADTLREGKKY; encoded by the exons ATGGCTGACCGTGGTGCAAGCGCCCcccgtggcggcggtggtttCGGATCCCGTGGCGGTGACCGTGGTCGTGGACGCGGCCGTGGTCGCGGACGTCGCGGCGGCAAgagcgaggagaaggagtgGCAGCCCGTCACCAAGCTCGGTCGTCTCGTGAAGGCCGGCAAGATCCAGTCCATGGAGGAGATCTACCTGCACTCCCTGCCCATCAAGGAGTACCAGATCGTCGACTTCTTCCTGCCCAAGCTCAAGGACGAGGTCATGAAG ATCAAGCCCGTCCAGAAGCAGACCCGTGCCGGTCAGCGCACGCGCTTCAAGgccatcgtcctcatcggTGACTCCGAGGGCCACGTCGGTCTCGGTATCAAGACCTCCAAGGAAGTCGCTACCGCCATCCGCGctgccatcatcatcgccaagcTCAGCGTCATCCCCGTCCGTCGCGGATACTGGGGCACCAACCTCGGTACCCCCCACTCCCTGCCCACCAAGGAGTCCGGCAAGTGCGGTTCCGTCACCGTTCGT CTCATTCCCGCCCCCCGCGGTACCGGCCTCGTTGCCTCCCCCGCCGTCAAGCGTCTCCTCCAGCTTGCTGGTGTCGAGGACGCCTACACCTCGTCCGCCGGTTCCACCAAGACGCTCGAGAACACCCTCAAGGCCAccttcgtcgccgtctccaACACCTACGGCTTCCTTACCCCCAACCTGTGGAAGGAGACCAAGCTCATCAGATCCCCTCTCGAGGAGTACGCGGACACCCTCCGCGAGGGCAAGAAGTACTAG
- a CDS encoding Rhodanese-like domain-containing protein, producing MVTIAILRPARAVRLSQWNAPSSFKAAGGAAFTSRRSLSSYLVTPKELNEALKKNPPSKISPEPRTIPLCASWFLPNDGRTGIEVFRQQRIPKARFFDLDKVIDRHSEYPHMLPSAKDFAAAMSELGIRKEDTVVVYDTKELGIFSAPRVGWTLKIFGHPKVHVLNNFKLWVEEGLPTESGELYNVECYTYPIPKVDESKVVDFEEVREIALDHNKEGAEGVQIIDARSPGRFTGKDPEPRPGLSSGHMPGSINIPFNAVLDPETKAFYPAEKLRQIFQEKGVDPEKPIISSCGTGVTACVIETALEEAGWGSPEKRRVYDGSWTEWAQRVKPSDSLIRKDE from the exons ATGGTTACGATTGCCATTCTCCGACCGGCGCGCGCTGTGAGGCTCTCGCAGTGGAAtgcgccctcctccttcaaggccgccggcggtgccgcCTTCACCTCGCGCCGTTCCCTCTCCTCCTACCTCGTCACTCCCAAGGAGCTGAACGAGGCCCTCAAGAAGAACCCGCCCTCCAAGATCAGTCCCGAGCCGCGCACCATCCCGCTGTGCGCCTCCTGGTTCCTCCCCAACGATGGTCGCACCGGCATCGAGGTGTTCCGCCAGCAGCGGATTCCCAAGGCCCGtttcttcgacctcgacaaggtCATCGACCGCCACAGCGAGTACCCGCACATGCTGCCCTCGGCCAAGGACTTCGCCGCGGCCATGAGCGAGCTGGGTATTCGCAAGGAGGACACGGTCGTCGTCTACGACACCAAGGAGCTGGGCATCTTCAGCGCCCCGCGCGTCGGCTGGACCCTCAAGATCTTTGGCCATCCCAAGGTCCACGTCCTCAACAACTTCAAGCTCTGGGTCGAAGAGGGACTGCCCACCGAGTCGGGCGAGCTCTACAACGTCGAGTGCTATACCTACCCGATCCCCAAGGTGGACGAATCCAAGGTCGTCGACTTTGAGGAGGTGCGCGAGATCGCGCTGGACCACAACAaggagggcgccgagggtgTGCAGATTATCGACGCCCGCTCGCCCGGCCGCTTCACCGGCAAGGACCCGGAGCCGAGACCCGGTCTGTCCTCCGGCCACATGCCGGGATCCATTAACATCCCCTTTAATGCAGTCCTGGAccccgagaccaaggccTTCTACCCGGCCGAGAAGCTGAGGCAGATCTTCCAGGAAAAGGGCGTCGACCCCGAGAAGCCCATCATCTCGAGTTGCGGAACCGGCGTCACCGCCTGTGTTATCGAGACGGctctcgaggaggccggaTGGGGCTCGCCCGAAAAGCGCAGAGTCTACGATGGAAGCTGGAC CGAGTGGGCACAGCGGGTCAAGCCCTCGGACTCGCTGATCAGAAAGGACGAGTAG
- a CDS encoding Anaphase promoting complex subunit — protein MKVKITRWNTVATWRWDIPEDDVCGICQVHFDGTCPTCKYPGDDCSLLSGKCGHNFHMHCILEWIKQDAAKGQCPMCRQKFEWTDQTNETVET, from the exons ATGAAGGTCAAAATCACCCGGTGGAATACCGTCGCGACGTGGCGGTGGGACATCCCAGAGGACGACGTCTGTGGCATCTGCCAAGTCCACTTTGATGGCACATGTCCGACCTGCAAATACCCCGGCGATGACTGCAGCCTCT TGTCCGGCAAGTGTGGACACAACTTCCATATG CACTGCATCTTGGAGTGGATCAAGCAGGACGCGGCAAAGGGCCAGTGCCCCATGTGTCGTCAAA AATTCGAGTGGACGGACCAGACGAACGAGACAGTTGAGACATAG